The following coding sequences lie in one Cotesia glomerata isolate CgM1 linkage group LG5, MPM_Cglom_v2.3, whole genome shotgun sequence genomic window:
- the LOC123265716 gene encoding AN1-type zinc finger protein 6-like: MEPVQEFCLSGCGFFGSPATEGHCSVCYKNVALKQQLASALAATLPKSAAAPGATSSNAEPTSGPLEPACQKITDDVTPMEGADREVGTSDAEKPKKRNRCFTCRKKLGLTGFDCRCGGVFCSLHRYSDMHECNFDYKKMAAEEITKKNPVIVGSKVQKI, encoded by the coding sequence ATGGAACCAGTGCAAGAATTTTGCTTGAGCGGATGTGGATTTTTTGGATCACCAGCCACCGAAGGACATTGCTCGGTGTGCTACAAAAACGTGGCCCTGAAGCAACAACTAGCTTCTGCGCTTGCAGCAACATTACCAAAGTCAGCTGCAGCTCCAGGAGCCACGTCTTCAAATGCCGAGCCGACTTCAGGGCCATTGGAACCAGCTTGCCAGAAAATAACTGATGACGTCACTCCGATGGAAGGCGCAGACCGTGAAGTTGGAACTTCGGATGCTGAAAAACCTAAGAAGAGGAACCGGTGCTTCACTTGTCGCAAGAAGCTTGGTCTAACTGGGTTTGACTGCCGCTGTGGAGGTGTTTTTTGTAGTCTTCATCGATACAGTGACATGCACGAGTGCAATTTTGATTACAAGAAGATGGCCGCTGAGgagattaccaaaaaaaatccAGTTATTGTTGGTTCAAAAGTGCAAAAGATTTAA
- the LOC123265306 gene encoding putative ankyrin repeat protein RF_0381, whose product MTQHEVLTEKVCVKEKNVQCVRADVGTIARARSFIPRIETAALFRLQAEGYMCLHLACKNENPFSVSHLIQNGGNVNAIAEDGVQPIHLAILYPNEEIIKILLDNNAHIDALFKTHYYQNFSKLSEWVHSNDITLITHSIISGSINVVKLLLEYDVIPKTSFRFIKNIIFYASASNNLEIMVLILENLGKIFGKMSERFKSFVNNKYSQGCYSGYTPLHMACRNKNLSCVEFLIQNGADVFAEASDGAQPIHVALIVTKNEEIIKLLLEKGANVNAKFQLKFLKKYINNPTLLDFNSNFTLLNYAIFVRDTELFELLLDYEANVDIKNNLNKTLLMYAVENNLTIVVQLLLDNFGHGKNINARDNSGRTALNYVLDSKRMKNIRFSMRDLLFHYTEKGNIARMLLNAGANVFAMINNDPKTLIANRAAYKACPQVLNVVLINQLTSQRDISSPLSYADREVDYQNDFDNSYGHLKRDIVKAQIYTVTQHCLRYIIRRQGIGYEVANKDAVLMKLYLRIPSQRSLKRFIQETKATVRNTVNRLKAKFIAGTHLSYFDILDKNVQSLARYARKNEIVAELAADNYRNELRFYYAAFKYKWSQAFLRRRLLDKCDQRISEIVKLTLLPYDVMLVVFEYIENNEDLKNFMVAAVNPDD is encoded by the exons ATGACGCAACATGAAGTGCTGACGGAAAAAGTATGTGTTAAAGAGAAGAACGTACAATGCGTGAGAGCCGATGTAGGCACTATTGCGCGTGCGCGTTCATTTATTCCGAGGATAGAAACTGCTGCTTTATTCCGGCTGCAAGCGGAAG GTTATATGTGCCTGCATTTGGCTTGTAAAAATGAGAACCCATTTAGTGTCTCGCATCTGATACAAAATGGCGGAAATGTAAACGCCATAGCTGAAGATGGCGTCCAGCCTATACATTTAGCAATTTTGTACCCtaatgaagaaattataaagattctTCTTGACAATAACGCGCATATAGACGCGCTTTTTAAGACTCACtattaccaaaatttttctaaactttCCGAGTGGGTTCATAGCAACGACATAACCCTAATTACACACTCAATAATCTCCGGAAGCATTAACGTAGTTAAATTATTGCTAGAATACGACGTTATTCCCAAAACAAGCTTtcgttttataaaaaatatcattttttatgcCTCAGCAAGTAATAATTTGGAAATAATGGTGCTAATACTTGAAAATCTGggtaaaatatttggaaaaatGTCTGAACGTTTCAAAAgctttgttaataataaatattcacaaGGTTGTTACTCAGGATACACGCCTTTGCATATGGCTTGCAGGAACAAGAATTTATCTTGTGTAGAATTTTTGATACAAAATGGCGCAGATGTGTTTGCAGAAGCTTCAGATGGCGCTCAACCTATTCACGTTGCGCTAATTGTTAccaaaaatgaagaaattattaaGTTACTTCTAGAAAAAGGCGCTAATGTAAATGCCAAGTTtcaattgaagtttttaaaaaagtatattaatAACCCAACATTGTTAGACTTTAACAGTAACTTTACACTATTAAATTACGCCATTTTTGTGCGAGATACTGAATTGTTTGAACTGTTGCTTGACTATGAAGCTAACGTTGatataaagaataatttaaataaaacacttTTGATGTATGCTGTGGAGAACAATCTTACTATTGTTGTTCAATTACTTTTAGACAATTTTGGACATGGGAAGAATATCAATGCTAGGGATAATTCTGGGCGCACTGCGCTGAACTATGTGCTAGATAGCAAACGTATGAAGAATATCCGATTTTCAATGAGAGATCTCTTGTTTCATTACACTGAAAAAGGAAATATTGCTAGGATGTTATTAAACGCTGGAGCGAATGTCTTTGCAATGATAAATAATGATCCAAAGACCTTGATCGCTAATAGAGCTGCTTATAAAGCGTGTCCTCAagttttaaatgtggttttaataaatcaattgacTAGCCAAAGAGATATTTCTTCTCCTTTATCATATGCTGACAGGgaagttgattatcaaaatgattttgatAACTCTTATGGTCATTTGAAAAGAGATATTGTTAAGGCACAAATTTATACGGTTACTCAACATTGTTTGAGGTATATCATCAGAAGACAAGGTATTGGGTACGAGGTTGCTAACAAAGACGCTGTTTTGATGAAACTTTACCTAAGAATTCCTAGTCAACGTTCCCTAAAGAGATTTATCCAAGAAACTAAAGCAACTGTTAGAAATACGGTGAATAGATTAAAGGCGAAATTTATTGCCGGAACTCATCTATCTTACTTTGATATTTTAGACAAGAATGTTCAGAGCCTTGCGAGGTATGCAAGAAAGAATGAAATAGTTGCGGAACTTGCCGCTGATAATTATAGAAATGAGTTGAGATTTTACTATGCAGCTTTTAAGTACAAATGGTCACAAGCTTTTCTAAGGAGAAGGTTGCTGGATAAGTGCGATCAGAGGATTTCTGAAATTGTTAAGCTTACTTTGTTACCTTATGATGTTATGCTGGTAGTTTTTGAGTATATTGAGAACAATGAagatttgaagaattttatggTAGCTGCAGTGAATCCAGATGATTAG